The Budorcas taxicolor isolate Tak-1 unplaced genomic scaffold, Takin1.1 scaffold335, whole genome shotgun sequence DNA window AGCTCTGTGCGAGGTGGGTCAGGGTATGCCGTTGTGACCTATTGCCTATTGGCCCCACATCCCCCTTTAACTACCACCTCGATTTTTTCTTGGTATAGTATTATTCCTTGAAAATGTTGTCTGTGCTTGCCATCTCTggtctttgttctgtttttcttgaCCCACTCCAGGTAGGCTTGCGTGCCCCAGCCTGTTCCCAGTGACTTGCACGTGGCTAATTCATCCTCAGTCTTCATCTTCCTTGACATGTTAGCTGCATGACAACGCCTTCCTTGTTGACCTACTTTCTTCATTGAACTTTGGGACACTTGTCTCTAGGTTCTCCTCCTCCTATGCTGAGGCTCACCTTCCTCACTATCATTGGTGGATTTCTACCCATCTTTTTGCCCTCCAAAGATAGGAGCATCTTAGGGTACAGTTCTTCAGACTGTGTCTTTATCTGCACTCACTTGCCTCCCAAGGGATCATGTTATCTAGAGCTTTCAGTTCTGTTTATCAgagtttttctgtaaagggctagatattttatttggcatgtaattttttagatttttaggtTTCATAGACTGTGTGGTCTTTGCTGAAGCTGTTCAGCTCTGCTGATGCCTTGTGGAAGAGGCCATAGATAATTTGTAAATAAATGAGCATGAGTGTATTGCAGTagtgttcatcactcagtcgtgtccgactctttgagaccccatggactgcagcccgccaggctcctctgtccatgggattctcctgggaagaataccggagtgggctgccattcccttctccaggggatcttcccgactcagggattgaacctgggtctcccacactgcaggcagattcttgaccatctgagcaaCAGGTCTTCCAGTAGCCTTCACTTGTAAAGACAAGGGCTGGGTTTTGCCTGCAGGTCTCAGTGTGCTGATCCCTGTAGGGCAGGCTTAGCTTTAGTCCTGGCAGCTGGTGAGCCAAGTGTTAGGCTTCCAAGTCAAAAAGAGGAGGAGGTTTTTCCTGGGGTGCCAACGTCTGGCTAGAAGTTGTAGCCTTCTCCAAACATTGGTTCATTTTGTTTGGAGAAGAGCTTGCCGGAGTCCGCCTGGAGGTAAAAGGCGAACACTCACAGCAGCTCTGGATTCACTGCCCCCATATATAGGTTCTCTGCTGACTGGTTCTCTTGGGGCCCATGGCTCCCTCCCACTTTTGTCATAGGGACTGACAGATCCCAGAGCCCCTCTGGTTTTCTGTTTCCCCTGAGGCTTTCTTCTGCTTGTCAGTCTACTTCTGTTTGGCTTCTCTCTTCCAGAATTGTGTTCACAGTTCTCACATTTCCCATTCTCTCCCCTCTTTAGTATTTCTTCTCCGTCTATATGTTTGTTGTAGAAGGGCAAATCAGCCTGAATGTCAGAAAGCCAATTGAGATCGAATCCCTTCTGTGTACTTGTAGAGCGAGAACAGCACCGCTGAATGATTGATCTCTGTAAAGATGCTCGAGAAAACGGTAGAAGTGAGAACAGTATTTGTGTTTATGGTGATAACTGTCAGTCAAGTGGGAAAGTTTTTCCTGATAAATGTCTCCTTCCCTGGCCAACAGGAGTAAATGAAGActgtatttttcacttatttagtTTATTGGAGactgtatttgattttttttccccctcctgttAGGGATTTGCGACAATTCTGGCCGAAGCACTTAGCTCCCTCGATCTGCCTGTGGCAATGATTAATCTGAAGGACTATGACCCAGATGACTGTCTCGTAGAAGAGGTTGgtaattatcttatttttcctttggtcacAACTTTCAATTTTAATTGACCTCTTGTGTTCTGGGATAAATAGACTCTtcagataaaatttaattttcatgctTAGGGATTTCCACTGGTTGAGTTTTCAGGATCAGTGAGAGGTGCCGAGTATGTGGTGAGGGTGCTGACTCTGGAGGGGTTGGGGCTGGTCCCTCTGGGGTGTTAGACTGAAAGCTTGGTATGAAGTTCCCTCCTGTTTCGAATCTCATCATCAAGGAGGTTTGTCACACACAGCCGGGTGCCGGGTATGTGAACCACATGTCAGCCTACTGAAAGGTCAGGGGCCACTTGGATAACAGAAGTAGTGTGGGTTTTGGAGTTAGAAAAATCTCTTAGTGCCTGTGTGACCTCCAGGCATTACATCATATCTGTGAGAGCTTAATTTCTTCACCTAAGGAATGcccgccccctcctccagccGCGCGCAGGTAGGGAGTTTGGCCCACAGCAGAGGTTGTCCAGGTGTGGTCCTTGAACTGGCAGTATCAGCCTCTCCTGGGGACTCATCAGGATTGCAGAGTCTTAGGTCCTGGCCTAACCTCACTGAAGCAGAATCTGGACCTGGTGGGACTGTGTTTGAACAAGTGCCCCAGATGATTCTGGAGCAGCTCAAGCTGGAGAAGCCCTTGGAACAGGCGTCCACaaaccttttctgtaaagggccactTGGGAAATATGTTGAGCTTTGTGGGCCAGGCAGCTATGGAGTTCTGTCTTTGAGACAAAGCAGCCAGAGGTAATACGCAAATGAGTGAGTGTGACAGTGttccagtaaaattttatttacaaaagcaggcagCAAGCAGGATTGGGCCTGTGGGCTATGGCTTGCCAGTCCTTTCTTAGTGGAGAAACTTTTGGCTGTATgtgtccattttctttctccccagGAACACATTGGAATGCAAATGAGTGAGCTTGAATctacttgaaattatttgttaaaaaattattagcaggactttcttggtggcccagtagttaagaatccaccttgcaatgcaggggacgtgggttcgatccctggtggggaactaagatcccgcgtgccacagctactgcgtccatgtgctctggagcccaagcaccacaactggagagtccgtgagccacaactcaagatcctgtgtgctacaacCAAGACCCAccgtggccaaataaataaatttaagacgTTATTAACAAGCTTGGGTACTTAATTATCATAAAGGGTTActtgggggtgacagaggataagattgtagggtggcatcactgactcagtggacatgagtttgagcaaactccaggagatagtgaaggacagggaagcctgtagtccatggggtctcagagtcagacatgacttagcaactgaacaatagcttATAACTTAGTTCCTGGCTTGGATCTGTGAAGACATACTCAAGCAGATGAAATTCTGTGGCTCATAGGACCGTTGATGTGATTTTTGGTTTCCCATGGAGATGTTGATGCcaagtgttaagtcactttacACTTAAcatgttattgttttaatttttcagggAATTTTTTAGAACTATTTCTATATTTCTTCCTTACTGATTTGGCTTTAGTTTCTAATATGACAAACAGAAGCTGGGAAATGGGATGGAGTATATGGTGAAGGGCACCAGGAGGTGTGTTGGCAGGAACAGAGGGCTGGGTTTTCTCCCCTggctgtgttttctttctcttctgaaaatAAGTAACATTTCTAAAAGCACCCGTAGAGGCTACGGTGTTGTGAATGTCAGCATTTCAGAAAGGATTTTCTTGATTGAGATAACTTGTGTCTCGGCCACTCTTCTGAAATAACGGCTTTTCTTGGTTAGGTTACTAGTAAAAATGTTTGTGCCTTCCTGGTTGCCACCTACACTGATGGTCAACCGCCTGAGAGCGCCGAGTGGTTCTGCAAgtggctggaggaagcagccaACGACTTTCGATTTGGCAAAACGTACCTGAAGGGGATGAGATACGCGGTGTttggcctgggaaattctgtgTATGTGAGCCACTTCAACAAGGTAGGTACATTTTCATCCAGTTTATCTTTTCAAGATGTGTGTTCTCCACCTgccaccaccgcccccccaacccccatatTTTCAAAGGAATTAGGCCAAAGGTAAAATTcagatacataaatattttgtttactgCCTTGCCACTCAGGAAGCCTGTTAAGTTTTTGATCAGTTAAGTGATCACTTTCGATCACTTCACTGTGCTTCTTGATAACTCCCGTGCCTCAGCTGAAGTGCTTCATACTGTAATAAAGCACATTTCTGGCTACGAAGTCATGAGTCTTGCCAGATGGGTTCCGTTTGTACCTTGTTGTTTCATGGTCTTTGATCCCAGAGGTGTTACTACATTTTGGAAGAAACTGATTTTGCTATCGAGTGGTTTCATTCTGACCATTACTTAGAAGAGTCGTTTCCAAGTTCTTCTTTAGGTACTAGCTCCTAGTTTAAGAGTTTGTCCGCCccctttattaaaaacaaaacaaaacaacaaaaaaacttctGCAGAATCTTATCTGAATATATCAACTGTACCCCTGGATGGATGGGGCTGAGGGCACCTGGCCCCTTTTTCTTCAAACCCCtgttcaacattttttaaaattggaatgtaattgctttacagtgttgttttagtTCCTGGCACACCACAGTGGGAATCagctttgtgtgtatatatatcccccGTCTTGAACCTCAGCCGCAGCCTTGATCCTGCCGCTCCGGGTCAtcgcagagcaccgagctgagctccttgtgctgtgcagcagcttcccactaaccGTCTGTTTACACACGGTAGTGCGTATATGCCAGTGCTCATCTCCCAATTCACctgctctccttcccccactgtgtccatgtGTCTGTTTTCCACATCTGCACCCTGAAGGCCTTTTGACGGAGCGATTCCTTCTTCCTGGCAGCCACCGAGGACAGTCCCCCAGCGGGAGCCCCAGCTGTCGCAGCGCAGACTGGCATCTTCTGATCCGGAGGGCTGTTCTTGCTCACCTGTCCCTTTCTCCCGCAGGTGGGGAAGAATGTGGACAAGTGGCTCTGGATGCTCGGTGCTCATCGCGTGATGACCCGAGGGGAAGGCGATGGCAACGTGGTGAAAAGCAAGCACGGCAGCATTGAGGCCGACTTCACAGCTTGGAAGGCCAAGTTCATCTCCCGGCTGCAGGCACTctgcaaaggagagagaaagcgcTGCAGGGGCAACTGCAAGAAAGGCAAGTGCGAGTCTAATCAGCGCGGCTCAGAGGCGGCGGAGCCAGGGTCCCACGCACAGGAGGAATTGCATCACGGAGACGCCGAGGTACGGAGCCCACAGGCCCATGTCTCCCTGTTTTCCTCCTGGGTTTGGAGATGCTGAACCTTTCCTCTGTCTGAAATGCATTTCTTGGCTTCTGGTTGGAAGGAAGAGCTGAAACTCACATGGGGCGTGTTCTAGAGGCAGCGGGGTCTTGGGTTAAGCCATGCTGGGCTGGGTGTTGTCCTTAACCTGTTCTCTGGTCGTTGCCTTGCTGGAGTCCAGTAGGTTTCTACCCGAGTGTGCAGGTGAGGAAACGGGCCTGGAGAAGTTAAGTGTGTCCAGAGCTGAGCTCATGATCTTTTTACCCTTTAACCACATACTCCTCCCGTCGTCTCTTATTTAATGACTCTGATCATTCAAACTTGAAGGCTGTGAGTTATCCCAGATTCCTCTCTTTGATCCCTCACATTCTAAacgtttctctttcttcttccttcggACACCCCAGTTCCTTTGAGGCTTGTGTTGTCAGGCTGTATCACTGCTGTTGCCTTTGGGCCACTGGTCGCTTGTGTCTTTCGGGAACAACTTTGCATTTTCACTTCCTGTCTTTCTCTCCACCTTTGTTCCTGTCATTCCATGTTTGCAATTGCCTCTTTAATATCTCTCCTTGGATGTCTAAGGTATTTCCTCCTTGACAAATTCAAAGTGGAACTCTTCCCCTCTACTCTTCTGGTGTGTCTCTCTGCAAGTCTTTCTCATCTTAGGAAATAGCACCACCATCTCCGTTAATTAAGAAAGGAACCAAAGAGCCATTCTTGATTCCTCCCTTTTCCTCATTTAATTCCTCCCTTGAGTCTGGTTGCTTCTTTGTTTAAATCAAGGATTAGGAAACATTTTTGGTAAAGGGCCAGCAGGTAAATATTTCCAGCTTTGTGGGCCATACTGTTTCTGTTGCAGCATTGGTTCTGCCGTATTCTTAAAGTAACCATAGATAATGTGTGAGTGATGGGCTTCTTTAGATTTGACTCGGAACTGGCTGGCCTCTTGCCTAAAATATCTCAAGTCCATTCAGTGAACTCACAACTTGGGAAGGATTATTAGACACTTGGCTACTTTTTACAATTGATGTTCCAGGAGGAAGAGCCCTTTGGGAGCACCAGTGAGGAAGAGTCCGATACTGAGGACCATCAGAGTCAGAATTCTGTCATTGATGTTGAAGACCTCGGCAAGATTATGGATcatgtgaagaaagaaaaggtacTGTAATTTTGGGAAACGGTGAGCTGGGATCCTACAGTTGGTTGACAGCCAGCGTTGCCTCTTGGTGCATAGTCCATGTGAGCTCATAATTGGACAGTTTTATTTCTCGTCCTCCTGTTTTGCAAGTTGTATACTTTGCTTTTTGCTGTTGTAACATGGGCTTtgtgaaaaccttttttttttaaaaaattggagtatTGTTGCTTCACCCTGCTATGTCagtctctgctgtatagcaaagtgaaatggctacatgtatacatatatctcctctcttttggagttccttcccacttaggtcaccgcagagcgcTGAGTAGAGTTcgctgtgctacacagtaggttctcttagtcatctattttatacatgtgctattgtgataagtcacttcagtcatgtctgactctgtgcgaccccatggactgtagcctgccaggctcctctgtccatgggattctccaggcaggagtactggagtggggtgctatgccctcctccaggggatcttctgaacccggGGATgaaacccggctctcctgcatggcaggcggattctttaccatctgagccaccagggaagcccctcattatGTAGGTTTGGCTGATTGATTGATTGCCCCCGTGGTTGAACCCAGCCTTCATCACAGTGCCCCCAGAGTTTGGCATGAGTCACCCTATTAGCATAAACAGTTCAGTGCCTCCCGTGAATAACAAAGATACTGCCCTCACACAGGAAGTTCCCAGGGTTTAGAGGTTACTTTCCAGGAATGGGAATCAGGCCAGACTTCTCTTTGGGCAAggtgaaattctatttttaagactttttttccaaaggtttgtttatttttggctgtgctgggtctttgttgctgctcatgggctttctctagttgtggggcttgggggctactcttcgttgtggtgcgtgtgcttctcattgtgggggcttctctttttgcagtgcacaggctctaggctgtgTGGGTTCAGCAGTCATGGCTCAAGAGCTGTTgatgctggctcagtagttgtggtgcacgggctctcctacgagcagggattgaaccaatgtcctctgcattggcaggcagactcttaaccactggaccactggggaagccccttttttctttctgctgtggaccattttaaaaatctttattgaatttgttactatattgcttctgttttatgttttgggttttcggctgcaaggcatgtgggctctttgctccccagccagggatcagactacattccctgcattggaaggtgaagtgttaaccactgggcagccagggaggtcccaaggCAAAATTCTTTACTAAACAGGATCCTTTACCCATGCTTTTATTGGGTTATTTGGCTTCTTTGGTAAAGTTCATAACCCCAAAATACTGTGTGTCAGACTCTAATCtacaattaaattattttccaaacttAAAATTGCGATTGTTCCTGTTGCAGCATTTTGTTACTTTCTTTCTGATACTTTTGTGTGTTGGTGTTGCTGCTGTCATTTTTAGTAGCTTTTGTATTTTAGAAGccctgcatgcctgcatgctaagttgcttcagtcgtgtccaactctgtgtgaccctatggactgtatagccctccaggctcctctgtccgtgggattctccaagcaagaatactggagtgagttgccatgccctcctccagaggatcttcctgacccagctatagaacctgcgtctcctgcattgctggtggattctttaccgctgagctgccGGGAAAGCCTTTAGAAGCCGTAGTAGAGAAGTTATTAAGAATGACAAGTGTGTGAGATGTAGGTTCAGGGTCTGGGCCAACTGGCTTGTAACTTGGTGCCTTAAGGGCAATGCGTAATCTTCTCTGGCCTTAATCCCCTTGTCTACGAAACGTGGATCTTAACCTCTGCTCTCCTCACAGCACTGAGTGAGGTGGGAACCTGTGTGTTCAAACGCGTTATAGTCTCCGGAAGTCTGACAGATTGAAATGAGAAGTAAATATGCTTAGACGTTTTAAATTTGCTTAGGCATTCTGTTGGAGTTGGTCATTTAGTCTGTTTTAGCTTTTCTGCCATTGTAATTAGCACTGGTCTGAGacccttagcatattaaaaagcagagacattactttggcaatgaaggtccgtctagtcaaggctatggtttttccagtggtcatgtatggatatgagagttggactgtgaagaaagctgagtgccaaagaattgatgcttttgacctgtggtgctggagaagactcttgagagtctcttggactgcaaggagatccaaccagtccatcctaaaggagaccagtcctgggtgttctttggaaggactgatgccagggctgaaactccaatacttcagctacctcatgtgaagagttgactcatcggaaaagactctgatgctgggagggattgggggcaggaagagaaggggacgacagaggatgagatggctagatggcatcaccgactcgatgcacatgagtttggatgaactctggaagttggtgatggacagggaggcctggtgtgctgcggttcctggggtcacaaagagttggacacaactgagtgactgaactgaactgagaccttttTACTTAGAACGAAGTATTGATATTTTCTTGGTTTACATATTCCCTGAGTTGAGTTACTGGGTC harbors:
- the LOC128071308 gene encoding S-adenosyl-L-methionine-dependent tRNA 4-demethylwyosine synthase TYW1-like, translating into MDPALDTWDFSSPLISLWINRFYIYLGFAFGFSLWICFQIVIRKQNKNSQEKTAPKASQDLMTNGYIFRPKKEVFVSGVKIFYGSQTGTAKGFATILAEALSSLDLPVAMINLKDYDPDDCLVEEVTSKNVCAFLVATYTDGQPPESAEWFCKWLEEAANDFRFGKTYLKGMRYAVFGLGNSVYVSHFNKVGKNVDKWLWMLGAHRVMTRGEGDGNVVKSKHGSIEADFTAWKAKFISRLQALCKGERKRCRGNCKKGKCESNQRGSEAAEPGSHAQEELHHGDAEEEEPFGSTSEEESDTEDHQSQNSVIDVEDLGKIMDHVKKEKREKEPQEGETSVIRSTVKSEASERRAMITPALREALTKQGYQLIGSHSGVKLCRWT